In Bubalus kerabau isolate K-KA32 ecotype Philippines breed swamp buffalo chromosome 4, PCC_UOA_SB_1v2, whole genome shotgun sequence, one DNA window encodes the following:
- the LOC129651358 gene encoding olfactory receptor 1A1-like: protein MRDENQSSVLDFFLLGVSSHQKQEDFFFILFLFIYPITLIGNLLIILAILSDIRLHNPMYFLLANLSFVDIFFSSVTIPKALANHLLGTKAISFGGCLTQMYFMIALANTDSYILAAMAYDRTVAITRPLHYTTIMSPRTCVLLVIGSWVVGNGNALPHTLLTASLSFCGNQEVANFYCDITPLLKLSCSDIHFNVKMMYLGVGVFSVPLLCIIISYVRVFSTVLRVPSTKGVLKAFSTCGSHLTIVSLYYGTVMGMYFRPLTSYSLKDAVITVMYIAVTPMLNPFIYTLRNRVMKDALEKLFSNRTSSHPT, encoded by the coding sequence GTCCTGGATTTTTTCCTCCTAGGAGTTAGTAGTCATCAGAAACAAGAAGACTTCTTCTTCATCCTTTTCTTGTTCATTTACCCCATCACATTGATTGGAAACCTGCTCATCATCTTGGCCATTCTCTCTGACATTCGCCTCCACAACCCCATGTATTTTCTTCTTGCCAACCTCTCCTTCGTTGACATCTTCTTCTCCTCTGTAACCATCCCTAAGGCGCTGGCCAACCACCTCCTGGGCACCAAAGCCATCTCCTTTGGAGGATGCCTAACACAGATGTATTTCATGATTGCCTTGGCTAACACAGATAGTTATATCCTGGCTGCAATGGCCTACGATCGCACTGTGGCCATCACCCGCCCACTTCATTACACAACAATTATGAGCCCACGGACTTGTGTCCTGCTAGTCATTGGGTCTTGGGTGGTTGGAAATGGCAATGCCCTCCCCCACACTCTGCTCACAGCTAGCCTGTCCTTCTGTGGAAACCAGGAAGTGGCCAACTTCTACTGTGACATTACCCCTTTGCTCAAGCTGTCCTGTTCTGACATCCACTTTAATGTGAAGATGATGTACCTGGGGGTTGGTGTTTTCTCCGTGCCATTACTATGCATCATCATCTCTTATGTTCGGGTCTTTTCCACAGTCTTACGGGTTCCATCCACCAAAGGTGTGCtcaaagccttctccacctgtggctcCCACCTCACCATTGTTTCTCTGTATTATGGGACAGTCATGGGCATGTACTTCCGCCCTCTGACTAGTTACAGCCTAAAGGATGCAGTGATAACCGTGATGTACATCGCAGTGACTCCAATGCTAAATCCTTTCATCTATACTCTGAGAAATAGGGTCatgaaagatgccctggaaaaacTCTTCAGCAACAGAACGTCCTCACATCCAACATGA